The Thermodesulfobacteriota bacterium sequence CAACGCCCATCCTCCTTGTAGTTGAGCACAAGAGTGAGGCCAGTTTTCGCCGAACAACGGCGCGCATGTGCGGTGGCCGGAGCACGAAGTGCGTAGGCCATCCGAACCATGCGCTGGTTAGCAGGGTACTTTTTTTCTAAGCTCCAACCACCTTCTGTACATGAAAAGTAGCTAATTCTTTTAGCGTGAATGAACCGTTGCCTTTCAATGTCGTCTCCAAATCTGCATGTCTTTCGAACCACCTATCTTCAAGTGGATAAAACGTCTTGACATACTCGGTACCAACTTCAATAACTGCTTTGGCTTTTCGATTTCTAAAATCAGTCAAACGCACATCGTACAGATTGTCCCCAACTCTTCCCGTCTTCTGCAAACGAATGGTGGTCGCTGGTTCGTAATAGATGGTGTCCGTATCAGGATTTCGTTTTCGCTCACCACCCTTTGCATAGTACCAATACTCTCTTACTTTCTTTTCCTGGTTAGCGATCCCATATCTTATGGCGAGGGATTCGTTGCCGTGCTTGCCGATTTGATAAGTATATGGTGTATCTTGTTTGTCTCCATCCCTGTGTCGTTGATGCTCGAGTGCCATTCTTAGTTTGTCGGCTTCCTCGCGAGTCTTACGTGCTTCAGCCTCAGCCTTTTCTTGTTCTTGCTGCCTTCTCGATTCTTCAGCCAGCTTGGCCTTGTTATCCAAGTAGGCCGCTTTCGCTTTAGGATTGAAGACGTGATAAATCGCTTGCAATATCTTGTACGTGACAACCAGGGCGATTATTGATAGTACAACTACAAGAACTGCTATAATGGCGACGCCAATTGCCCTAGCGATGAGAGCTATCGCCCCCATGACAAGAAGAAACATGAAACACCCGTCGCCGAGAACGTTCTTTCGCATTTGGGGGTATCACTCCTGCTAACGGCGCGCTCAACCAGCGCTGTCAAGCGTCTGGTTCGAGCGCTGGTTCGCGGCGCTGCCTTGCCACTGGAATTTACGGCCTCGGTGAACCGGAGGGACTTGTTGGCTGCGCTTTCGTTGCCCTCTGGACGTCAGTCTCTATCTCTTCTGCAAGAGTCTGTCGATCGCGTAACCCCAAAATAGGCCTGAAGAGATATGTTAAGAGCAACACGATGCCAACATATACAGAAAGATACCCAGCCGCCATTATCTCCGGGGTTGCGTCGCCACGAGTGTTAATGCCGGCAGCGGCAATCACAATGTATAGGAGAGCCCAGCCAAACTTCTTGATGTGTGGCCAAATACCTATGTTCTTGCGCCGCAGGCGAAGAGATTGAAAAAGGACATACGATAGCACGATTGCCACGCCAACAAATACTAGACGAAAGTCGTTCCGGCTGGCAGCCCATGAGCCGCAAAACACAACCAACAGCGAGCCCATTAGCCACATTTTCTCAAGTAGCAACAGAACGCTTCTAGGCTTTCGTTCGATCAGTGTCTCTGCCGAGGCAATTGACCCTAGGGCGGTATCCGAATGAGCGACGACATCGTTCTCATTGCGGAGCCTCAACTCACTCTCTGCCAAATTGATAGCTTCTGGCTCTAATTCACCGGATTCTATTAGCTTGCGCAGTTCATCCGTTTGCATTGACTTATAGGTCGTTCGTAGCTGCCTGGTCCACATTTCATCCATATTGCCTCCATAGTTCATTCTTTTCAGTTGGAGCAAAGCCAGCTATTGTTTCGCGACTGGCCTGCAAACTTCTAATTGACACAGCGTTCGTTCTCCATGTCGTTTTCGATCTGTCCCATCAATCCACAGAAATCGAGAAATGGCAGATTGCGACGAGCCGAGTCTTGGTCCAAAGTATATTTCATGGTTGCGTTCCAAGAGTGGGCACCATTCTGACATGCAACCATAAAAGAAGCTATCGCCGCGCTGATTTCCAAATTACTTGCTGTATGAGCGAAGCAAACGTCGGCGATTTTCCCCTTATACTCGATTGTCACATTCTTAAAATTCTTCGCAACCCTCTTCTCTCTTGCCAACCACAAGTCAGCCTTGATCGTCTTGTGGTCTGAATAGAACTCGATCCATCCCACGATGCGGTTGTATCTCCATGAAGCCCTGCTGCGGCCAGCACGAACACTGGCAACGATTTCCCGAGAGGCTTCCGATGAAGGAGAATGATCTGAAATAAAGTTCGCCATAGCATTCACCTGCACCTGAAACCTACGCTCATCCTCTGCGTCCAACCGAGCGTAGTATGCCCTTTCGCTCTCTCTGTATACCGGAACAGCAAAGAGGACCCGCTTGTAGTTCATGAAGTGCCTCCGTGACTCTCGCGAACGCGAGGGCTGTGCGGCGGGAGCGTAGCGACCGTCCGAACCAGCCCCTGGTTCGCTGCCTATCTGATTCTTTCGGCTATGTCCTTGGCCTCATCGAGTTCCCAGAGTTCCACGTCCTTCGGAATAAGGTGCGGGTTCGTCCGGATGTAGTATTGCCCAAGGGTTTCATTCCGCTTTTCATTGAAGTGGCGGAGTACGAAAAGTACCTTACGATAGCCCGTTGGCGCCGCGTGGAAGTAATACATGGCCTGATTCCATGTCGTAATCTTCGCGCTCGGCACATTTCCGCCTTCGGTCCATGTATGGGCCTTGCACTCGACGAGAACCTTCTGATCGATGTCGCCGAGGTCGAAGACGTGTGCCTTCTTTCCATTGATGCCGATTTGAACCGACACTCCGGCGGTGAGATGCACGCCGAGGCGAGCGAAGCATGCCTTTGCTCTATCTTCGAAGTCGCGTCCCACTTGAGTATTGCTTGTCGCACCCTTGCGCTGGAATGGCCTATTCATGATCTTTCTGTCTTCGCCTCAATTCATGAGGATTGGCACAACCGTCAGCTTCGTGAAGAACGCGATTCCAGCGGCGGCCGAGACAAACCAGCATTCGTTCCACGTGATTGTCTCAAGCCAAGTGTATCTTCGGCGCCAGCGCTCAATTTTCGCACGCTGATGTGATGTGACAAGCAATGCGAATAGTAGGCTCACGCCAAGGACAAGCCAGCCTGCGGCGTCGATAAGGGACCGAGTGTGCTCAGGAAGCGGGCTGGGCCTCAGCGAGATGTATGCGAAGCCTCCGAACACAGCCAGGAGAACTTTGACATAAAACTCAAAGGCTCGGTAAGTGGCATTATTGTGGTACTCGACTTGGCTTGAAAGGAGTTCATCTTTCAGTTTTCGCCAGTCGTTCCGACGCTCTCCGTTTGGAAGGAAATTGATCCGTCCCAATGCCAGCATTACAACCACAAACAGAACGGCCGCAGCAGTAGCCGGGGCAATGGCTGTCGCGATGACATCGTAGTACGTTATCATCTTACTCCTTCAAGCGAACATAGATTGGGCGTCGAAAGAATCCTTCTCAAGTGCCTACACATGGATACCGGTGCCCATATGTAGGCACTCCGGTGTCTACGTATAAACTCCGCATCCCGCCTCCCGAGTGTCTACATGTAGACGCCAGGCCCCGCAACCCGGCGTCTAGATCTAGACACTGCCCGGGGGACGGGTGGCCGCGAGCCCTTCGGGGCGGTCCTGGGGAACGACGCGGCTTTCCAATCCGAGCTCTCGAACCGTGCCCGCCGGAAGTGACCATAGTCTCCTTTCCGCATCCCACCTGCCGCCGCCCGCCTTCACCCGCGCCCGAAGGTCCTGCTCATCCCACCGAACGCGTATCCAGGCGGCCTCTTCAGGGGCGGGACCGGGTTGCCTTGGCATCCAGTCCCCCTCGGCCACGATGATCTCGGCCGTGGTGTACCTTCGCTTCGCCGCCGCGTCGTAACGATAGCGCACGCACACAAGCCGCCCCTCGAACTCCTCGGCCAGTGTTTGGGTACCCTTGGCGCCGGGCTTCATCGTCTTGAGGATTCTCATCGCGGACACCCGACAAGACTGCAATCGGCCCAGCCAGAGGCCTTGACAAAACCCTTCCGCCATGGCTGACTTACGCACAATATGCGCACTGCGCGCCGCCCCCAGCTCCGAACCAAGCCGCCGAGGCGCTGCGCCCGCCAAGCGAGGGAGGCCTGACGCCATGACCACGCAATCGGCCCTCGACCACATGCGCGATGCCATCCGAACCCACCACTATACGTTTCGCACCGAGAAATCGTACCTTGCCTGGGCTGGTCGCTTTCTGAGGTTCCACGCCGGCCGGGATCCGGCGCGGCTTGGCACCGGGGAGGTGTCGGCCTTTCTGACCCACCTCGCGGTGAAGCGCGAGGTCGCCGCGTCGACCCAGAACCAGGCGCTCTGCGCCATCCTCTTCCTCTTCGAGCACGGGCTAGAGAAGCCCATGGGCGAGTTGGCAGACGTGACCTGGGCCAAACGCCCTGAGCTCCTCCCCGTGGTGCTCACGCGGCCAGAGGTGGCGGCCGTGCTCGGACAACTGAAAGGCACCCTCGCCCTCATCGCCGGGCTCCTCTACGGCTCGGGCCTCCGTATCATGGAGTGCCTGCGGCTGCGCGTGAAGGACGTCGACTTCGCCTACCGCGCGGTCACCGTGAGAGACGGCAAGGGGCAGAAGGATCGCGTAACCATGCTGCCCAAGCCGGTGGAGCCTGCGCTTCGTGACCATCTCGTGCGCGTGAAGGCGCTTCACGACACCGACCTGGCCGAGGGCTTCGGCAAGGTCTACTTGCCCTTTGCCCTGGCCCGCAAGTACCCCAACGCAAGTGAGCAGTGGGGATGGCAGTATGTGTTCCCTTCGGTTCGCCGGTCGGTGGACCCCCGGTCCGGGGTGACCCGCCGTCACCACGCCGGCGCGAAGGCGATCGAGAAGGCCGTCAGCCGCGCCGTGCGTGCCGCCGAGATCCCCAAACACGCCACCCCCCATACGTTTCGCCACTCGTTCGCCACCCATCTCTTGGAG is a genomic window containing:
- a CDS encoding integron integrase, producing MTTQSALDHMRDAIRTHHYTFRTEKSYLAWAGRFLRFHAGRDPARLGTGEVSAFLTHLAVKREVAASTQNQALCAILFLFEHGLEKPMGELADVTWAKRPELLPVVLTRPEVAAVLGQLKGTLALIAGLLYGSGLRIMECLRLRVKDVDFAYRAVTVRDGKGQKDRVTMLPKPVEPALRDHLVRVKALHDTDLAEGFGKVYLPFALARKYPNASEQWGWQYVFPSVRRSVDPRSGVTRRHHAGAKAIEKAVSRAVRAAEIPKHATPHTFRHSFATHLLEAGYDIRTVQELLGHKDLRTTMIYTHVLQRGGHAVRSPLNDLWIDPQWRSPDAPPQAVAPRPPGTPRPVTASAPSAWPSSRPSLPRAQPAGRQARTAPP